The Halalkalibacter krulwichiae genome has a segment encoding these proteins:
- a CDS encoding glycosyltransferase, which produces MKIGSVNQPSILFFTPYYEQNRGNATTAKRIVKGLKDWGITVWVFAYEEQEWNEKWEDHFLRADLYHILHLKRFAEWFTHLPHLVINKPYILTSGGTDVNEDLKDPEAAKLMNAVADKSCGITVFSNDGKRKIIEANDKLQDRIFVIPQSVELPKSEVETDELDGFPTFLLPAGLRPVKDIFYLWDELQSLQNIWPDLAFYLVGPALDDSLYKDVLMKEKQHKWFHYLKEIPIEEMVGIYEKADYVLNTSISEGQSAAVLEAMSLGKMVFARNNAGNASVIEDFKTGVLFENPAEFTHKLVKIVKSIEKRNDICQHAARYVREHHSLEKEMEQYLEVYTHCLS; this is translated from the coding sequence TTGAAAATTGGCTCAGTTAATCAACCTAGCATTTTGTTTTTTACTCCTTATTATGAGCAAAATCGTGGGAACGCGACGACTGCTAAGCGAATTGTTAAAGGACTTAAAGATTGGGGTATTACCGTATGGGTCTTTGCGTATGAGGAACAAGAGTGGAATGAAAAGTGGGAAGATCATTTCCTTAGAGCTGATCTTTATCATATTTTGCACTTGAAACGATTTGCAGAATGGTTTACACACCTTCCTCATTTAGTCATTAACAAGCCTTATATTCTAACGTCTGGTGGAACGGATGTGAACGAAGATTTAAAGGATCCTGAAGCAGCAAAACTGATGAATGCAGTTGCTGATAAATCTTGTGGAATCACCGTATTTAGTAACGATGGCAAGCGAAAAATTATAGAGGCGAATGACAAGCTTCAAGATCGAATTTTCGTTATACCTCAAAGTGTTGAACTACCCAAAAGTGAAGTTGAAACAGATGAGTTAGATGGTTTTCCAACATTTCTTTTGCCTGCCGGGTTACGACCTGTTAAAGATATTTTTTATTTATGGGACGAGTTGCAAAGTTTGCAAAACATCTGGCCTGATTTAGCTTTCTATCTTGTTGGACCAGCCCTTGATGACAGTCTGTATAAAGATGTCTTAATGAAAGAAAAACAGCACAAGTGGTTTCATTATTTAAAGGAAATTCCTATTGAAGAAATGGTTGGCATATACGAGAAAGCTGATTATGTTTTAAATACTTCGATTTCTGAAGGTCAGTCAGCTGCCGTCCTTGAGGCAATGTCACTTGGTAAAATGGTCTTTGCGAGAAATAACGCTGGAAACGCGAGTGTCATTGAAGATTTCAAGACAGGTGTGTTATTTGAGAACCCAGCTGAATTTACACATAAGTTAGTGAAGATTGTTAAATCGATTGAAAAAAGAAATGACATCTGTCAACATGCTGCAAGGTATGTTAGAGAACATCATTCTCTTGAGAAAGAGATGGAACAATATTTAGAAGTGTATACGCACTGTTTATCTTAA
- the phnD gene encoding phosphate/phosphite/phosphonate ABC transporter substrate-binding protein encodes MKKWLISLGMLVALSGCGAADDPDEVVQSPTVDEETEAPVTEQEDGEFKIAVIPSQSMGEMQQGLDNLETHLTERLERDVIVEQYPNYNAVVEAINYNHIDLAFLGPLTYLIAHEQSGAKAIITQEVDGSPFYYSYIITHADSEWEDLDDLLEDRAEVDLAFASISSTSGHLIPGLHLRQLGYYESEDKHEFNQIQFAGSHDIVTTLVQDQIVDAGAVDSAILEALMQTDEENDGTLRDDIKVLWQSEQLYQYPWVVPAQTSDTLIEDLQLAFAEIEDEAILRIFGGATRFVEADDSQYADVLEAAREFDMLTLE; translated from the coding sequence ATGAAAAAATGGTTGATATCATTAGGAATGCTTGTTGCATTAAGTGGCTGTGGTGCAGCGGATGACCCTGATGAAGTTGTACAGTCGCCAACAGTTGATGAGGAAACGGAAGCGCCTGTTACTGAGCAAGAAGATGGCGAGTTTAAAATTGCCGTGATTCCTTCGCAGTCAATGGGTGAAATGCAACAAGGGTTAGATAATTTAGAAACACATTTAACAGAACGTTTAGAACGTGATGTTATCGTTGAACAATACCCTAATTACAATGCTGTTGTAGAAGCAATAAATTATAATCATATTGATTTAGCGTTTTTAGGTCCTCTTACGTACTTAATAGCTCATGAGCAAAGTGGAGCAAAGGCTATTATTACTCAAGAAGTAGACGGAAGTCCTTTTTACTATTCTTACATCATTACACATGCGGACAGTGAGTGGGAAGATTTAGATGATTTACTTGAGGACAGAGCAGAAGTCGATTTAGCGTTTGCTAGTATTTCTTCAACATCAGGACATTTAATACCAGGGTTGCATTTGCGTCAATTAGGCTATTATGAAAGTGAAGACAAGCATGAATTTAACCAAATTCAGTTTGCAGGTTCTCATGATATTGTAACGACACTTGTCCAGGATCAAATAGTAGACGCAGGTGCAGTTGACAGCGCGATTCTAGAAGCATTAATGCAGACTGATGAAGAAAACGATGGAACGCTTCGAGATGATATTAAAGTGCTTTGGCAATCTGAACAATTGTATCAGTATCCATGGGTTGTTCCAGCTCAAACAAGTGATACCCTCATTGAAGATTTGCAGCTTGCGTTTGCAGAAATTGAGGACGAAGCCATTCTTCGCATTTTTGGTGGAGCAACTCGATTTGTAGAAGCTGATGATAGTCAATATGCAGATGTATTAGAAGCAGCTCGAGAATTCGATATGCTGACACTGGAATAG
- the selB gene encoding selenocysteine-specific translation elongation factor, which translates to MNHYTIGMAGHIDHGKTTLTKVLTNIDTDRLKEEKERNISIELGYAPLKLNEDMEVSLIDVPGHERFIRQMIAGVAGIDLVMLVVAGDEGVMPQTREHMDILRLLGIENGLIVVTKIDRIDKEMQELVELDIRESVEGTFLEESPLFFVDSLKQIGIEDLKKGIIKELEGRASRDASGAFRLPIDQVFTVHGQGTIVRGTVYEGTVNEGATLELLPQKIRVRARQLQVHHQPRESGRAGQRVAINVGGVSKEEIKRGDVLVASGFYETTQTIDVALTTVSKLRYDIKQRGAVKLHIGTSEVYGKIVFFDRNELVDGNVEVVCQLRLNEPVVTRRGDRFIIRRPTPTETIGGGFVIDPNGKKYRFGQETVSNLKEKMVATPEERVFQLITDKKMITVKALSKEINLSEEELVHLLNERDKFITLPSGEVTSEQVLESLKEFIQADLERYHAKFPLRQGMKKAEIIQTYEPTYPKRLVEWILELETNRNLVVYGPFVASSRHFPHPPAKWEKRVAQVLKIIREEGLKVTALQEHLANQQIPKELHEELVFYFHQQKYLYQIDEKLSIHTDPFTKAVKSLYEQTNDTFTLKEAKEITGLSRKYLVPFLEKLDQLGLTVRKEQDRKWRVTEIENWLS; encoded by the coding sequence ATGAATCATTATACAATTGGGATGGCAGGCCATATAGACCATGGCAAAACAACTTTAACAAAGGTGTTAACAAATATCGATACAGACCGATTAAAGGAAGAGAAAGAGAGGAATATTTCGATTGAGCTTGGCTATGCACCGTTAAAGTTAAATGAGGATATGGAAGTTTCATTAATTGATGTTCCCGGTCATGAGCGTTTTATTCGGCAAATGATTGCTGGTGTCGCGGGTATTGACTTAGTAATGTTAGTTGTGGCTGGTGATGAAGGAGTTATGCCGCAGACGCGTGAGCATATGGATATTCTTCGACTATTAGGAATTGAGAATGGTCTTATTGTCGTAACTAAAATAGATCGTATTGATAAAGAAATGCAGGAGTTAGTTGAGCTCGATATTAGAGAAAGTGTTGAGGGGACTTTTTTAGAAGAAAGCCCACTTTTCTTTGTAGATAGTCTCAAGCAAATAGGGATCGAGGATCTTAAAAAAGGAATTATAAAAGAGTTAGAAGGTCGTGCGAGCCGTGATGCTAGCGGCGCTTTCCGACTGCCAATAGATCAAGTATTTACTGTACATGGACAAGGTACTATTGTACGCGGGACGGTCTATGAAGGTACAGTGAATGAAGGTGCAACACTTGAGCTATTGCCGCAAAAAATTCGGGTCAGAGCTAGACAGTTACAAGTGCATCATCAACCTCGTGAATCAGGACGCGCTGGTCAGCGGGTTGCTATCAATGTTGGCGGTGTTTCGAAAGAGGAAATCAAGCGGGGAGATGTCCTGGTTGCTAGTGGATTCTATGAAACAACACAGACGATTGATGTAGCTCTTACTACTGTGTCTAAGCTTCGTTATGATATTAAGCAGCGAGGCGCAGTTAAATTACATATTGGGACCTCGGAAGTATATGGGAAAATTGTTTTCTTTGATCGAAATGAATTGGTAGATGGAAATGTAGAAGTCGTTTGCCAGCTCCGCTTAAACGAACCGGTTGTTACAAGACGTGGAGATCGTTTTATTATTAGACGTCCAACTCCAACCGAAACAATAGGTGGGGGCTTCGTTATTGATCCTAATGGAAAGAAATATCGATTTGGACAAGAGACGGTTTCAAATCTCAAAGAAAAAATGGTTGCAACCCCAGAAGAAAGAGTTTTCCAGCTTATAACGGATAAGAAAATGATAACAGTGAAAGCTTTAAGTAAAGAAATTAATCTCTCAGAAGAGGAATTAGTCCACCTATTAAATGAGCGGGATAAGTTTATAACATTGCCTTCTGGTGAAGTTACTAGTGAACAGGTTTTGGAGTCACTTAAAGAGTTCATTCAAGCTGATTTAGAGCGTTATCATGCTAAATTTCCACTTCGTCAAGGAATGAAGAAAGCCGAGATTATTCAAACATATGAACCGACTTATCCAAAACGTCTTGTTGAATGGATATTGGAACTAGAGACAAATCGTAACTTGGTTGTTTATGGTCCATTTGTTGCGAGTTCTAGACACTTTCCGCATCCACCAGCGAAGTGGGAAAAGCGTGTTGCTCAAGTGTTAAAGATAATTAGAGAAGAAGGACTAAAGGTAACGGCGTTACAAGAGCATTTGGCGAACCAACAAATACCGAAAGAATTGCATGAAGAACTAGTGTTTTATTTTCATCAGCAAAAGTATCTTTATCAAATTGATGAAAAGCTTTCTATTCACACGGACCCATTCACTAAAGCGGTCAAAAGCTTGTATGAACAAACAAATGATACATTCACATTGAAAGAAGCAAAAGAGATCACGGGTTTATCAAGAAAATATTTAGTACCGTTTCTCGAAAAGTTAGATCAGTTAGGGTTAACGGTTCGTAAGGAGCAAGATCGGAAATGGAGAGTGACTGAAATTGAAAATTGGCTCAGTTAA
- a CDS encoding small acid-soluble spore protein P gives MTERNTFKDQRRNQPKNAHNGQPQPLSGSKKVKKHNHVGQTDGEG, from the coding sequence ATGACAGAACGTAATACTTTTAAAGACCAACGTAGAAATCAACCTAAAAATGCACATAATGGGCAACCACAGCCTCTAAGTGGTTCTAAAAAAGTAAAGAAACATAACCATGTTGGACAAACGGACGGAGAAGGTTGA
- the phnC gene encoding phosphonate ABC transporter ATP-binding protein, whose translation MLNIKDLVVQYPRSSENALDHISLTLEKGDFVCILGKSGAGKSTFIRSINRLHEPTSGQVKWEGMELTTLPEGEMRKIRSEMVMIFQHFNLIPRMTVFQNTLTGSFGRRPAYKNLLGLFSESEKSRGLLALEEVGLEHHANKRVEALSGGQKQRVGIARALLQDPKLLLGDEPVASLDPTTSRRIFGLLKKIHEERELLSIINVHDVHLAKEFATRIIGLRDGRVVFDGKPEEIDERIFAEIYQ comes from the coding sequence ATGCTTAATATAAAAGATTTAGTTGTGCAATACCCACGATCTAGTGAAAATGCTCTTGACCATATTTCCCTCACCCTTGAAAAAGGCGATTTTGTCTGTATTCTAGGAAAGAGTGGTGCAGGAAAATCGACTTTTATTCGATCAATAAATCGCCTTCACGAGCCAACTTCTGGACAGGTTAAGTGGGAAGGGATGGAACTTACAACGTTACCAGAAGGAGAAATGAGAAAAATCCGATCAGAGATGGTAATGATTTTTCAACATTTTAACTTAATTCCTCGAATGACCGTCTTTCAAAATACACTAACCGGTTCGTTTGGGAGAAGGCCTGCTTATAAAAATTTACTTGGGCTTTTCTCTGAATCTGAAAAAAGTCGCGGCCTATTGGCTCTTGAAGAAGTCGGGTTAGAGCATCATGCCAATAAGCGAGTGGAGGCTTTAAGTGGTGGCCAAAAACAGCGAGTTGGTATTGCAAGAGCGCTGCTACAAGATCCGAAGCTTTTATTAGGAGATGAGCCTGTTGCTAGTTTAGACCCAACAACCTCAAGAAGAATCTTTGGATTGTTAAAAAAAATACATGAAGAAAGAGAACTACTTTCGATCATAAATGTTCATGATGTTCATTTAGCAAAAGAATTCGCTACCCGAATTATTGGATTGCGTGATGGAAGAGTCGTTTTTGATGGGAAGCCAGAGGAAATAGATGAACGTATTTTTGCTGAAATTTACCAGTAA
- the acnA gene encoding aconitate hydratase AcnA, whose protein sequence is MSTKTDVFKAKSSFSLDGKTVNYYSLKALENAGLGKVTNLPYSIKVLLESVLRQYDGYVIKEEHVENLAKWGTNELKEIDVPFKPSRVILQDFTGVPAVVDLASLRKAMADLGGNPDQINPEIPVDLVIDHSVQVDKAGTLDSLDFNMNLEFQRNEERYQFLSWAKKAFDNYRAVPPATGIVHQVNLEYIANVVHAIEQDGETVAFPDTLVGTDSHTTMINGIGVLGWGVGGIEAEAGMLGQPSYFPVPEVIGVKFTGKLPSGTTATDVALKVTQVLREKKVVGKFVEFFGPGLAEMPLADRATISNMAPEYGATCGFFPVDVEALNYMRLTGRSEDQIKLVEEYSKANDLFYVPGETPDPTYTDVVEIDLSEIEANLSGPKRPQDLVRLTDMQKSFRDAVVAPQGTQGLGLSEDEFDKEVSVKFNDGRETVMKTGSIAIAAITSCTNTSNPYVLIGAGLVAKKAVELGLEVPEFVKTSLAPGSKVVTGYLTDSGLLPYMEKLGFNIVGYGCTTCIGNSGPLEDEIEEAVAANDLTVTSVLSGNRNFEGRIHPLVKANYLASPPLVVAYALAGTVDIDLRNDSLGKDKDGKDVYFDDIWPTADEIAKVVHETVTPELFRREYENVFASNPRWNQIETTDDALYKWDEDSTYIANPTFFENLSPNPEDIKPLASLRVIGKFGDTVTTDHISPAGAIGKDTPAGKYLISKGVEPKDFNSYGSRRGNHEVMMRGTFANIRIRNQIAPGTEGGYTTYWPTGEVMSIYDAAMKYKEQDTGLAILAGKDYGMGSSRDWAAKGTNLLGIKTVIAESYERIHRSNLVLMGVLPLQFKEGDSAESLGLTGEESISVAITDDVKPRDLVKVTATDKDGKQTEFEVIARFDSEVEMDYYRHGGILQMVLRNKLAN, encoded by the coding sequence ATGTCAACTAAAACAGATGTATTCAAAGCAAAGTCATCCTTTTCTCTGGATGGGAAGACCGTTAATTACTATTCATTAAAGGCATTAGAAAATGCTGGTTTAGGGAAAGTAACAAATCTACCATATTCAATTAAGGTATTACTAGAATCAGTACTTCGTCAATATGATGGTTATGTCATCAAAGAAGAACATGTAGAAAACTTAGCGAAGTGGGGAACAAACGAATTAAAAGAGATTGATGTTCCATTCAAGCCTTCTCGTGTCATTCTACAAGATTTCACGGGTGTACCTGCAGTTGTAGACCTTGCTTCTTTACGTAAAGCAATGGCAGACTTGGGAGGAAACCCAGATCAAATCAATCCTGAAATTCCAGTTGATCTTGTTATCGACCACTCGGTACAAGTTGATAAAGCTGGTACTTTAGATTCATTAGATTTCAACATGAACTTAGAATTCCAACGTAACGAAGAGCGTTATCAATTCCTTAGCTGGGCGAAAAAGGCTTTCGATAACTATCGTGCTGTACCACCAGCAACAGGAATTGTTCACCAAGTTAACTTGGAGTACATTGCTAATGTTGTTCATGCAATTGAGCAAGATGGTGAAACAGTAGCATTCCCTGATACTCTAGTTGGGACAGATTCTCACACTACAATGATCAACGGTATCGGTGTTCTTGGCTGGGGTGTTGGTGGTATTGAAGCGGAAGCAGGAATGCTTGGACAACCTTCATACTTCCCAGTACCAGAAGTTATTGGAGTGAAATTCACAGGTAAGTTACCAAGTGGAACGACAGCTACTGATGTAGCATTAAAAGTTACTCAAGTTTTACGTGAGAAAAAAGTTGTAGGTAAATTCGTAGAGTTCTTCGGCCCTGGTTTAGCAGAAATGCCACTAGCAGATCGTGCAACGATCTCAAACATGGCTCCTGAATACGGTGCAACTTGCGGATTCTTCCCAGTAGATGTAGAAGCGTTAAACTACATGCGTTTAACAGGACGTTCTGAAGATCAAATTAAGCTTGTTGAAGAATACTCAAAAGCTAACGACTTGTTCTATGTACCAGGAGAAACTCCTGATCCAACATATACAGACGTAGTTGAAATTGACCTTTCTGAAATCGAAGCGAATCTTTCTGGTCCGAAACGTCCACAAGATTTAGTTCGCCTTACTGACATGCAAAAATCTTTCCGTGATGCAGTTGTTGCACCACAAGGAACTCAAGGTTTAGGATTATCAGAAGATGAATTTGATAAGGAAGTTTCAGTTAAATTTAATGATGGCCGTGAAACAGTTATGAAAACGGGGTCAATTGCAATTGCTGCGATCACGAGCTGTACAAACACTTCTAACCCTTACGTATTAATCGGAGCTGGTCTTGTTGCGAAGAAAGCAGTTGAATTAGGTCTTGAAGTACCTGAATTTGTTAAAACATCATTAGCACCTGGTTCAAAAGTTGTAACAGGATACTTAACAGACTCTGGTTTATTACCATACATGGAGAAACTTGGATTCAACATTGTTGGATACGGCTGTACAACATGTATCGGTAACTCTGGTCCGTTAGAAGATGAAATCGAAGAAGCGGTTGCTGCCAACGACTTAACAGTAACGTCAGTTCTTTCTGGAAACCGTAACTTTGAAGGACGTATCCACCCACTAGTTAAAGCAAACTATCTTGCATCTCCACCGCTTGTAGTTGCTTATGCATTAGCTGGAACGGTTGATATCGACCTACGTAACGATTCTCTAGGTAAAGATAAAGACGGTAAGGACGTATACTTCGATGACATCTGGCCTACAGCAGATGAGATTGCTAAAGTTGTTCACGAAACTGTTACGCCTGAATTGTTCCGTCGTGAGTATGAGAATGTATTTGCGAGCAATCCTCGTTGGAATCAAATTGAAACAACGGATGACGCTCTTTATAAGTGGGATGAAGATTCTACTTACATCGCGAACCCAACATTCTTTGAGAACTTATCTCCAAATCCAGAAGATATTAAGCCTTTAGCTAGCCTTCGTGTGATTGGTAAGTTCGGCGATACAGTGACAACTGACCATATTTCACCTGCAGGTGCAATTGGTAAAGATACTCCAGCTGGGAAATATTTAATTTCTAAAGGGGTAGAGCCGAAAGATTTCAACTCTTATGGTTCACGTCGTGGTAACCACGAAGTAATGATGAGAGGTACATTTGCAAACATTCGTATTCGTAACCAAATCGCTCCTGGTACAGAAGGTGGGTATACAACTTACTGGCCAACTGGCGAAGTAATGTCTATTTACGATGCTGCAATGAAATACAAAGAGCAAGATACAGGCTTAGCAATTCTAGCAGGTAAAGATTACGGTATGGGAAGCTCGCGTGACTGGGCAGCTAAAGGAACAAACCTTCTTGGCATTAAAACAGTTATCGCTGAAAGTTATGAGCGTATTCACCGTAGTAACCTTGTTCTTATGGGTGTTCTTCCACTTCAATTCAAGGAAGGCGATAGCGCTGAATCTCTTGGATTAACGGGTGAAGAGTCAATCTCTGTTGCTATTACAGACGATGTGAAGCCACGTGATCTTGTTAAAGTAACTGCAACTGATAAAGATGGTAAGCAAACAGAATTTGAAGTTATCGCTCGCTTTGATAGTGAAGTTGAAATGGATTACTACCGTCACGGTGGTATCTTACAAATGGTACTTCGTAATAAGCTTGCTAATTAA
- a CDS encoding acyl-CoA thioesterase codes for MKDGKVASKSRTVLTDIVLPPDTNFHGTIFGGNVMAYVDKVASISAMRHARAMVVTASSDSLDFISPIKTGEAICVEGFVSSTRKTSMEVFVQVEAEDLVTGERRLTATSYLTFVALDQNGKPTPVPAVIPETEEEKWHYNTAEERFEQRRKRRQLRAEREMGNK; via the coding sequence TTGAAGGATGGAAAAGTTGCATCAAAGTCAAGGACGGTGTTAACGGATATCGTTTTACCTCCGGATACAAATTTTCATGGAACGATTTTTGGAGGAAATGTGATGGCCTACGTAGATAAGGTTGCAAGCATTTCTGCGATGAGGCATGCTAGAGCGATGGTGGTTACAGCTTCGAGTGATAGTCTAGATTTTATTTCACCAATTAAAACGGGTGAGGCTATATGTGTAGAGGGATTTGTTTCATCTACTAGAAAAACGTCAATGGAAGTCTTCGTACAAGTTGAAGCTGAAGATTTAGTTACAGGAGAACGACGTTTAACCGCTACATCTTATTTAACATTTGTTGCTCTCGATCAGAATGGGAAACCGACACCGGTTCCTGCTGTTATTCCAGAAACAGAAGAAGAAAAGTGGCATTATAACACAGCTGAGGAACGCTTTGAACAAAGAAGAAAGCGGAGGCAACTGCGTGCTGAAAGGGAAATGGGAAATAAATAA
- the sspO gene encoding small acid-soluble spore protein O yields MAKRSHQKDKRIIEGEQFQEGTVNEPLTEMERQNNKKTKKRH; encoded by the coding sequence ATGGCTAAACGATCACATCAAAAAGATAAACGCATTATCGAAGGCGAACAATTTCAAGAAGGAACGGTAAATGAACCACTTACTGAAATGGAACGTCAAAACAATAAAAAAACAAAGAAACGCCACTAA
- the selD gene encoding selenide, water dikinase SelD, translating to MDKREQIRLTSFSTKAGUGCKIGPEDLTQVLRHLPKQTHDPNLLVGLDTSDDAGAYRLTDDLAMIQTVDYFTPVVDDAYMFGQIAAANALSDVYAMGGKPKTVMNIVGFPIKKLPPEILADILRGAADKTKEAGAIIVGGHSIDDQEPKFGLSVTGLAHPDRIFKNVGAKPGDILILTKPIGVGILTTGIKREAVTSEQEKAVTETMALLNKQAAEKLEGLHPNAVTDVTGFGLLGHSYEMAKGSDVTFELVLDQIPLLEGTRELAEKGIVPGGSKANERWLDGCVDYAETITDVEKAILCDAITSGGLLISLPANEAEDYVHSMNQDGAHASIIGKVVTKQNKSISVK from the coding sequence TTGGACAAAAGAGAGCAAATCCGCTTAACTTCATTCTCAACAAAAGCTGGTTGAGGATGCAAAATTGGTCCTGAAGACCTGACGCAAGTTTTGCGTCACTTACCCAAACAAACGCATGACCCTAATTTACTTGTAGGTTTAGATACATCAGATGATGCCGGTGCATATCGTCTTACTGATGATCTTGCGATGATTCAAACAGTTGATTATTTTACCCCAGTTGTCGACGACGCCTATATGTTTGGACAAATCGCTGCAGCTAATGCCCTGAGCGATGTATATGCAATGGGAGGAAAACCGAAGACAGTGATGAATATAGTTGGTTTCCCAATTAAAAAGCTACCTCCTGAAATCTTAGCTGACATATTACGTGGCGCAGCAGATAAGACAAAAGAAGCTGGTGCAATTATCGTCGGTGGTCATTCAATTGATGATCAAGAGCCTAAGTTTGGTTTATCTGTAACGGGTCTTGCCCACCCTGATCGTATATTTAAAAATGTTGGAGCTAAACCTGGAGATATCTTGATTTTAACGAAACCAATTGGAGTTGGAATTTTAACAACAGGAATCAAGCGTGAAGCTGTTACATCTGAGCAAGAAAAAGCTGTAACTGAAACAATGGCTTTATTGAACAAGCAGGCAGCTGAAAAGTTAGAAGGATTGCACCCGAATGCGGTGACAGATGTAACTGGGTTTGGATTGCTAGGTCATAGTTACGAAATGGCTAAAGGCAGTGATGTAACATTTGAACTTGTTCTTGACCAAATCCCACTGCTTGAAGGTACAAGGGAACTTGCTGAAAAGGGGATTGTACCAGGTGGATCAAAAGCTAACGAGCGCTGGCTTGATGGTTGTGTTGACTACGCTGAGACAATTACAGACGTTGAAAAAGCCATTCTTTGCGATGCGATCACATCCGGAGGCTTACTGATCAGTTTACCAGCTAATGAAGCAGAGGATTACGTCCACTCAATGAATCAAGACGGAGCACACGCATCAATCATTGGAAAAGTAGTAACTAAACAGAACAAATCTATTAGTGTTAAGTAA
- the phnE gene encoding phosphonate ABC transporter, permease protein PhnE, protein MVWFRRRYIAYILLILVALWWSMDMTDFQWRKLTQIGNIIDMVTTRFFPVEWSLFPMMAYHSLVTLAMAFLGTFLALLVALPLSFLAAKNTSGTKTMYGTVRGSLSALRSIPEIVFGLIFVSAFGLGPFAAVLAIILHNIGVLGKLISELIESADHGPQEAMRSVGATKWVAQIFSIIPQIWPNVLSQYFYRFEVAIRTSLILGFIGGGGIGQQLFNHFQSFYYTAVALDIILIMILVIVVDFVGARIRATVI, encoded by the coding sequence ATGGTTTGGTTTCGTAGGCGCTACATTGCTTATATTCTACTCATCTTAGTTGCACTCTGGTGGAGTATGGATATGACCGATTTCCAGTGGAGGAAGCTTACGCAAATCGGAAATATAATAGATATGGTGACCACTCGCTTTTTTCCTGTTGAGTGGTCCCTTTTTCCGATGATGGCGTATCATAGCCTCGTGACATTAGCGATGGCCTTTTTGGGGACATTTCTTGCGTTACTTGTCGCTTTACCTCTTAGTTTCCTTGCGGCGAAAAATACCAGTGGTACGAAAACGATGTATGGAACAGTTAGAGGGAGCTTAAGTGCACTCCGTTCTATACCTGAAATTGTGTTTGGGTTAATTTTTGTCTCCGCTTTTGGATTAGGCCCTTTTGCTGCTGTCCTTGCGATTATCCTTCATAATATAGGTGTATTAGGGAAATTAATTTCAGAGCTAATTGAATCTGCTGATCATGGTCCTCAAGAAGCGATGCGATCTGTTGGGGCAACCAAATGGGTTGCACAAATTTTCTCAATCATACCTCAAATTTGGCCAAACGTATTGTCGCAATATTTCTATCGATTTGAAGTAGCAATACGTACTTCATTAATTTTAGGATTTATTGGTGGTGGAGGTATTGGTCAACAGTTGTTTAATCATTTTCAAAGCTTTTACTATACCGCAGTTGCACTTGACATTATTCTAATTATGATTTTGGTTATTGTCGTTGACTTTGTAGGGGCACGAATTCGGGCAACAGTCATATAG